A DNA window from Ictalurus punctatus breed USDA103 chromosome 11, Coco_2.0, whole genome shotgun sequence contains the following coding sequences:
- the dipk1ab gene encoding divergent protein kinase domain 1A yields MARNVIPWIWLRKHIYIQARFSYLHMKYLFFSWLAVFVGSWVIYVQYSSYTELCRGHECKNSICDKFQKGVIDGTACSSLCEKETLYFGKCLSAKSSNQVYSGSWGDLEGIIKCHMEDVPHYDLEAELEPRRESAAFNRPTKGTSVEKFREMVLSHLKAKVGDQANLHDLVGLVLGVADANKDGEISLAEARSTWALLQLNEFLMAVILQGREHTPRLLGFCGDLYVVEKVPYTPLYGLSLPWAVELWLPAGLRRSMDQWVTPSWPRKAKIAIGLLELVEDIFHGPFGSFLMCEVNAACFGYTERHDLKVLDARRIVPEAAFQKVMREQRCEVDTDCLYGVDCHTTCDLTKHRCTTEVTQPNLAKVCGALKDYLLHGAPPDVKEELEKQLYACMALRGATEQMEMEHSLILNNLKTLLWKKISHTKDSK; encoded by the exons ATGGCGAGGAATGTGATTCCGTGGATTTGGCTGAGGAAGCACATCTACATACAG GCTCGGTTCTCTTACTTGCACATGAAGTACCTGTTCTTCTCCTGGCTGGCCGTGTTTGTAGGAAGCTGGGTGATATATGTCCAGTACTCCTCCTATACAGAGCTGTGCCGTGGACATGAGTGCAAAAACTCTATT tgtGATAAGTTCCAGAAGGGGGTGATCGATGGTACAGCCTGCAGCAGCTTATGTGAGAAGGAGACTCTGTATTTTGGGAAATGCCTGTCTGCCAAATCCAGTAACCAG GTGTATTCTGGTAGCTGGGGAGATTTGGAGGGCATCATTAAATGCCACATGGAGGACGTTCCTCACTATGACCTGGAAGCAGAGCTGGAACCACGGAGAGAATCTGCAGCCTTTAATAGGCCCACTAAAGGCAcatcagtggagaagttcagAGAGATGGTCCTGAGCCATCTAAAG GCGAAGGTGGGCGATCAGGCCAACCTGCACGACTTGGTGGGGCTCGTGCTCGGTGTGGCTGATGCCAACAAGGATGGTGAGATCTCTCTGGCAGAGGCACGCTCAACCTGGGCTCTACTGCAGCTGAACGAGTTTTTGATGGCGGTGATTCTGCAGGGGAGGGAACAcactccaaggctgctgggctTCTGCGGAGACCTGTATGTAGTGGAGAAGGTGCCATACACACCACTCTATGGCCTCAGCCTACCCTGGGCTGTGGAGTTATGGCTTCCAGCAGGCCTGCGCAGGAGTATGGATCAGTGGGTGACGCCGTCATGGCCTCGCAAGGCCAAAATTGCGATCGGTCTCTTGGAACTGGTGGAAGACATCTTCCACGGGCCATTTGGCAGCTTCCTTATGTGTGAAGTGAATGCAGCGTGCTTCGGTTACACCGAGCGCCACGACCTTAAGGTGCTGGACGCCAGGCGCATTGTTCCTGAAGCTGCTTTCCAGAAAGTGATGCGCGAGCAGCGGTGTGAAGTTGACACCGATTGTCTATATGGAGTAGATTGCCACACCACCTGTGACCTCACGAAGCACCGCTGCACCACCGAGGTGACTCAGCCAAACCTGGCCAAAGTGTGTGGTGCGCTGAAGGACTATCTGCTCCACGGAGCACCGCCGGACGTGAAGGAAGAGTTGGAAAAGCAGTTGTATGCATGCATGGCCCTGAGAGGAGCCACCGAGCAAATGGAGATGGAACACTCGCTCATCCTGAACAACCTGAAGACACTGCTGTGGAAGAAGATTTCGCACACAAAGGACTCCAAGTGA